Proteins from a genomic interval of uncultured Desulfuromusa sp.:
- a CDS encoding glucosaminidase domain-containing protein has product MTKTNVQKCGFYLFLGLCLLVATNSTSIAPTYQGPDIQIIGQEFYKDLESEFQLYRYQIDALDEGVPPLILQTLPSDLHTITSSQHKKRIFFKSLLPMVLLANDEIRAERQQLEALNEHLTASLPLDASQLQTISVLAERYKVKFNPATPQRTVHKLLDRVDIIPADLALAQAANESAWGTSRFSQVANNLFGEWTFIQGQGIVPEGRPEGETYEVQKFSTVYDSVRSYLHNLNTHSAYQHLRKLRSASRRSGINPKGSQLAEGLVLYSARGKDYVKELQAMIRTNQLNRFAGVKLRTRKQLIRLAAWDK; this is encoded by the coding sequence ATGACAAAAACAAACGTACAAAAATGTGGGTTCTATTTGTTTCTGGGACTCTGCCTGCTGGTAGCAACAAACTCAACCAGTATCGCCCCTACCTATCAAGGGCCTGACATTCAAATTATCGGGCAAGAATTCTATAAAGACCTGGAATCTGAATTCCAACTCTATCGTTATCAGATTGATGCCCTGGATGAAGGAGTCCCACCACTGATTTTGCAAACCCTGCCAAGTGATTTACACACAATTACATCCAGTCAACACAAAAAAAGGATTTTCTTTAAATCACTCCTTCCCATGGTTCTTCTCGCCAACGATGAAATTCGTGCCGAAAGACAGCAGTTAGAAGCATTGAATGAACATTTAACTGCGTCTCTGCCTCTTGACGCATCGCAGCTACAGACAATTTCAGTCCTTGCCGAACGTTATAAAGTCAAATTCAATCCTGCTACCCCCCAGCGAACAGTTCACAAGCTCTTAGACCGTGTTGACATCATACCTGCGGACCTTGCATTGGCACAGGCCGCCAACGAATCAGCCTGGGGAACCTCACGTTTTTCACAAGTAGCTAATAATCTTTTTGGTGAATGGACATTTATTCAAGGACAGGGGATTGTTCCTGAAGGTCGCCCAGAAGGGGAAACTTATGAAGTACAGAAGTTTTCCACAGTCTATGATTCGGTGCGCTCTTATCTGCATAATCTGAACACCCACTCGGCCTATCAACACCTCAGAAAATTACGATCTGCGAGCAGAAGGTCAGGAATCAATCCAAAAGGTTCTCAATTAGCGGAGGGCTTAGTCCTCTATTCAGCTCGTGGCAAAGATTACGTCAAAGAATTGCAGGCAATGATCCGCACGAATCAGCTGAACCGTTTTGCCGGCGTCAAGCTACGCACCAGAAAACAGTTAATTCGTCTGGCTGCTTGGGACAAATGA
- a CDS encoding secondary thiamine-phosphate synthase enzyme YjbQ: MKSFRKELVFEISTRRGFVNITEQVENCLRESGVVEGLLLCNAMHITASVFINDDESGLHQDYERWLENLAPHEPLSLYQHNNTGEDNGDAHLKRTVMGREVVVAVTKGRLDFGPWEQIFYGEFDGRRKKRVLVKIIGE, from the coding sequence TTGAAATCATTTAGAAAAGAGTTGGTTTTTGAAATTTCTACGAGACGAGGATTTGTTAATATTACGGAACAGGTTGAAAACTGTTTGCGTGAGAGTGGAGTTGTAGAGGGATTGTTATTATGCAACGCAATGCATATTACCGCATCGGTATTTATTAATGATGATGAGTCGGGCCTTCATCAGGATTATGAACGTTGGCTGGAGAATCTGGCACCGCACGAGCCCTTGAGTCTCTATCAACATAACAATACAGGGGAAGACAACGGTGACGCTCACTTGAAAAGAACCGTTATGGGAAGAGAGGTTGTCGTCGCAGTGACGAAAGGTCGGCTTGATTTTGGTCCATGGGAGCAAATTTTTTATGGTGAATTTGATGGCCGACGCAAAAAAAGGGTTTTGGTGAAAATCATTGGTGAGTGA
- a CDS encoding ferritin family protein, translating to MSLEDGVCYTYEAALEKAIEMEEQGFRNYLYAIDVVKDRQAKAILREAAVEELNHKQRLEMALLDGHDKNAAGLQEEMPSMNLNYVFEQKEISPDADARTALAHAIYLEKCAVDFYKCLMSGCEGAPMASLFKRLLADETRHLGSLEDLYEKIFLPEN from the coding sequence ATGAGCTTAGAAGATGGTGTTTGTTACACTTACGAGGCGGCCCTTGAAAAAGCGATCGAAATGGAAGAGCAGGGCTTCAGAAATTATCTGTATGCCATTGATGTCGTAAAAGATCGCCAGGCAAAAGCGATTTTACGTGAAGCCGCTGTTGAAGAATTGAATCACAAACAACGACTGGAGATGGCTTTGCTCGATGGTCATGATAAGAATGCGGCCGGGTTACAGGAAGAGATGCCGTCTATGAATTTGAATTATGTTTTTGAGCAGAAAGAAATTTCTCCTGATGCGGATGCAAGAACGGCATTGGCCCATGCGATTTATCTGGAAAAATGTGCCGTTGATTTTTATAAGTGCCTGATGAGTGGTTGTGAAGGAGCTCCGATGGCCAGTTTGTTTAAGCGTTTGCTCGCTGATGAAACCCGGCATCTCGGAAGTCTTGAAGATCTGTACGAAAAGATTTTTTTGCCTGAAAACTAA
- the htpG gene encoding molecular chaperone HtpG: protein MSEKIEKEEGSISIHTENIFPIIKKWLYSDKDIFLRELVSNAVDAIHKMQNVNLMESLQIADEYKVDIHLDKEAGTLTVADNGIGMTAEEVRKYINQVAFSSAEDFIEKFKDLEDKNQIIGHFGLGFYSSFMVADHVEIRSLSYQKDAEAVHWQCEGTTTYSLEATDKKERGTEIILHLNEDEKEFLEQASVSAVLKKFCNFLPVSIHLEGEEINDKNPLWTKSASEVSDEEYKEFYRKLYPMSAEPLFWIHLNIDFPFNLKGIVYFPHLTNEFDVTKSHINLFCNQVFVSDNTPELIPEFLTPLQGCLDAPDLPLNVSRSYLQNDPQVRKIREVISGRVAAKIVDLAKKDRAAFEPIWEDIHSFVKYGMMREDKFYEKVKDQVIYRATGDDKYTTLPEYLDRAKEKHENKVYYANDEGTQATYLKLFKSQGMEALILDAMIDNHFIQFLESKNTDLKFERVDSDITENLLESDPSQKIVEGADNKTKGERIEQIFKDGLDIKGLTIRIETLKDDSVPGMILLNEQSRRFKEMTRMMGQGDMPDMFADHTLMVNTASPAVEKVLKLQDDGDKETAGLLIEQIYDLAMLSHQAISKERMSGFLERSGKLLGMI, encoded by the coding sequence ATGTCAGAAAAGATTGAAAAAGAAGAAGGTAGTATATCTATTCATACGGAAAATATATTTCCAATCATTAAAAAGTGGTTGTACAGCGATAAGGATATTTTTCTGCGTGAATTAGTTTCGAATGCTGTTGATGCAATTCATAAAATGCAAAATGTGAACTTAATGGAAAGTTTGCAGATTGCTGACGAATATAAGGTTGATATTCATCTGGATAAAGAGGCAGGAACCCTGACTGTTGCAGATAATGGTATCGGCATGACAGCAGAAGAGGTGCGTAAATATATCAATCAGGTCGCTTTTTCATCGGCAGAAGATTTTATTGAAAAATTTAAGGATCTGGAAGATAAAAATCAGATTATCGGACACTTTGGTTTGGGGTTCTATTCCAGTTTTATGGTGGCGGATCACGTTGAAATTCGTTCTCTCTCGTACCAGAAGGATGCAGAGGCTGTCCATTGGCAGTGCGAAGGGACAACGACTTACAGCCTGGAAGCGACTGACAAAAAAGAGCGTGGCACAGAGATCATCCTGCATCTGAACGAAGATGAAAAAGAGTTTTTGGAACAGGCATCTGTCAGTGCAGTCTTAAAGAAGTTTTGTAACTTTTTACCCGTATCTATTCATCTTGAAGGGGAAGAGATTAATGATAAAAATCCGCTCTGGACAAAGAGTGCCTCAGAGGTCAGTGATGAAGAATACAAAGAATTTTACCGCAAACTCTACCCCATGTCAGCGGAGCCACTGTTCTGGATCCATCTGAATATTGACTTCCCTTTCAACCTTAAGGGAATCGTTTATTTCCCCCATCTGACCAATGAATTTGATGTCACCAAGAGCCACATCAACCTGTTCTGCAATCAGGTTTTTGTTTCTGATAACACCCCCGAACTGATCCCTGAATTTTTGACACCACTGCAAGGTTGCCTCGATGCTCCAGACCTTCCTTTGAATGTTTCCCGGAGTTATCTCCAGAACGACCCGCAGGTACGAAAAATCCGTGAAGTTATCAGTGGTCGTGTGGCTGCCAAGATTGTTGACCTGGCGAAAAAAGATCGGGCTGCGTTTGAGCCGATTTGGGAAGACATTCATTCCTTTGTTAAATACGGGATGATGCGCGAAGATAAATTTTATGAAAAGGTGAAAGACCAGGTCATTTATCGTGCGACGGGTGATGATAAGTATACGACTTTGCCGGAATATCTTGACCGGGCTAAAGAAAAACATGAAAACAAAGTTTATTATGCCAATGATGAGGGGACTCAAGCGACTTACCTGAAACTTTTCAAGTCACAAGGGATGGAAGCCCTGATTCTTGATGCGATGATCGACAATCATTTTATTCAGTTTCTCGAATCAAAAAATACCGATCTGAAATTTGAGCGGGTTGATTCCGACATTACTGAAAATTTGCTGGAATCTGATCCAAGTCAGAAGATTGTCGAAGGAGCTGATAATAAAACCAAGGGCGAGCGCATTGAACAGATTTTTAAGGATGGACTTGATATCAAAGGTTTGACTATTCGCATTGAAACCCTTAAAGATGACAGTGTTCCCGGGATGATTCTGCTGAATGAACAGTCCCGTCGCTTTAAAGAGATGACCCGGATGATGGGGCAGGGCGACATGCCGGATATGTTTGCTGATCATACCTTGATGGTTAATACTGCAAGCCCGGCCGTGGAGAAAGTTCTAAAACTCCAGGATGATGGTGATAAAGAGACGGCAGGACTCCTGATCGAGCAAATTTACGATCTGGCGATGCTTTCACATCAAGCGATCAGTAAAGAGCGTATGTCAGGATTTTTAGAGCGAAGCGGTAAATTACTGGGAATGATTTAG
- a CDS encoding tRNA (cytidine(34)-2'-O)-methyltransferase, which yields MQTRAPFHIVLIEPEIPPNTGNIGRLCAATGTHLHLVGKLGFSLDDKHMKRAGLDYWPEVKLHLWESLHELQQTYPQGRFWYTSKKAQKSYINAEFNHGDFLVFGKETLGLPEELLEAENDHTLLIPIFSSAVRSLNLANSASIILYEALRQTGQLDQ from the coding sequence ATGCAAACGAGAGCCCCATTTCATATTGTCCTGATAGAGCCGGAGATCCCACCAAACACAGGAAACATTGGTCGACTTTGTGCGGCAACAGGAACCCATCTCCATCTGGTTGGCAAACTGGGCTTTTCCCTTGATGATAAACATATGAAGCGGGCGGGCCTTGATTACTGGCCAGAAGTCAAACTCCACTTATGGGAATCCCTCCATGAGCTCCAGCAGACATATCCACAAGGGCGTTTCTGGTACACTTCAAAAAAAGCACAGAAGAGCTATATAAACGCAGAATTTAATCACGGTGATTTTTTGGTCTTCGGCAAAGAAACGTTGGGACTCCCGGAAGAATTACTGGAAGCTGAAAATGATCACACACTATTGATCCCCATATTCTCATCTGCTGTCCGTAGTTTGAATCTGGCGAATTCGGCATCCATCATTCTCTATGAAGCCTTAAGACAAACAGGACAACTGGATCAATAA
- a CDS encoding GSU3473 family protein yields the protein MLIPVVYLDGKHDLVKDFLLNQLIDDASIIKFKRSSGWVSTTASNIRRADETSYNGPKRRQHDSESAEMIELF from the coding sequence ATGTTGATACCTGTTGTCTACCTGGATGGTAAACATGACCTTGTTAAAGATTTTTTGCTCAACCAATTGATTGACGATGCAAGTATCATTAAATTTAAACGAAGTAGTGGCTGGGTGAGCACGACTGCAAGCAATATTCGCCGGGCGGATGAAACATCCTACAATGGACCGAAGAGACGTCAACATGACTCTGAATCGGCAGAAATGATTGAACTTTTCTAG
- a CDS encoding O-acetylhomoserine aminocarboxypropyltransferase/cysteine synthase family protein codes for MENQWKIETQAVQGNYQPGAAEPRTAPIHQSTTFKYDSAEHMAQLFDLDCADPMYTRLGNPTTSVFEEKIAMMEGGVAALATSSGQAATALSILNICQAGQHVVSAGTLYGGTFSLFSNTFPKLGIEVTFVDPEASIEEIKKAFRPETRCLFAETIGNPGLNILDFDKFSSVSREMNVPLIVDNTLASPFLCRPIELGADIVIHSATKYIDGHGTSVGGVIVDSGNFNWPADKYPEMCTPDSSYHGLIYTEKFGKLAYIIKARAQFMRDLGATPAPQNSFLFNHGLTTLHLRMERHSENALALAQHLENHPAVSWVNYPGLKSHPSYDLAQKYLHHGASGVLTFGIKGGREAGIKFMEACNLIAMVVHVGDARSCVLHPASTTHRQLSEKQQKESGVTADLIRLSVGIENVADLIADVNQALSASQV; via the coding sequence ATGGAAAATCAGTGGAAAATAGAAACACAAGCCGTCCAGGGAAACTATCAACCGGGGGCTGCCGAACCACGCACCGCACCGATTCACCAAAGCACAACGTTTAAGTATGATAGTGCAGAGCATATGGCTCAGCTTTTTGATCTGGATTGTGCTGATCCTATGTATACGCGTTTGGGAAATCCGACAACAAGCGTTTTTGAAGAAAAAATTGCTATGATGGAAGGTGGAGTTGCAGCGCTGGCGACATCATCAGGTCAAGCAGCAACAGCGCTTTCAATTTTAAATATTTGTCAGGCGGGACAGCATGTTGTTTCTGCCGGGACACTTTATGGTGGCACTTTTTCACTTTTTTCAAATACATTTCCTAAGCTCGGGATAGAAGTCACCTTTGTTGACCCTGAAGCATCAATCGAAGAGATCAAGAAAGCGTTTCGCCCGGAAACACGTTGCCTGTTTGCAGAGACAATCGGCAATCCCGGACTCAATATTCTCGATTTCGATAAATTCAGCTCCGTCAGCAGAGAGATGAATGTTCCACTGATCGTTGATAATACTCTTGCATCTCCATTTCTTTGCCGTCCGATTGAGCTTGGGGCTGATATTGTGATCCACTCGGCAACGAAATACATTGATGGCCACGGAACCAGTGTTGGCGGCGTTATTGTCGACAGTGGTAACTTTAATTGGCCGGCAGACAAATACCCGGAGATGTGCACTCCCGACAGCTCTTACCACGGACTTATCTACACGGAAAAGTTTGGCAAGTTAGCCTATATCATCAAAGCTCGGGCTCAATTTATGCGTGACCTGGGAGCAACCCCCGCCCCGCAAAATTCTTTCTTGTTTAACCATGGGTTAACGACTCTCCATTTGCGCATGGAACGTCACAGCGAAAATGCTTTGGCATTAGCACAGCATCTGGAAAATCATCCTGCCGTTTCATGGGTCAACTATCCGGGCCTGAAGAGTCACCCGAGTTATGATCTTGCGCAAAAGTACCTGCACCATGGTGCCAGCGGTGTTTTAACTTTCGGCATTAAAGGCGGCCGGGAAGCCGGAATAAAATTCATGGAGGCCTGCAACCTGATTGCGATGGTTGTTCATGTTGGTGACGCACGTTCATGCGTTCTCCATCCTGCCAGTACAACCCATCGTCAACTCTCTGAGAAGCAACAAAAAGAATCAGGTGTCACAGCAGATTTGATCCGTTTGTCTGTCGGAATTGAGAATGTTGCTGATCTGATTGCCGATGTGAATCAAGCATTGTCAGCCAGCCAAGTTTAA
- a CDS encoding NFACT family protein, translated as MKLELIRKVVSELSVSLMGARISKIYQPSPEMLLIKLWTGRETLRLLVSVGGQNSRLHLTEQTWPNPHIPPRFCQLLRARVSRVDSIAVVNDDRIVKLDCWGRQGDCHLYIELTGNRGNLILVDDQGVIIDVLKRITDDSGKRVLLAGERYLLPEKNNFNLREGSALPTLPDGSCSWNQTVDKLYSQSQCSDNKNDFRKQLQQAVARQIKKLQKRQLSIERDALKQKDYDAERIRAELLLANLHSLRRGMTEIVLQNYYQQPAKEQQILLDPLLTPQENAEKYFQRFKKGKRGQEHSRRRLEETQAELEWLQQLEYQLQDTVKNSDIEEIATELREVGILKDRNRLHSKRTLQPSKPHEATCPSGFKILWGRNNRQNDEISTKMLKNGDFWFHVYNAPGAHVVLKAGQLNTELLDADLYYAASLAAGYSKSKDDDKVTVMFAEAKAVHKPKGGKPGLVNVLQYKTIVVKPFRID; from the coding sequence ATGAAATTAGAGTTAATAAGAAAAGTTGTCAGTGAGTTATCAGTATCATTGATGGGTGCAAGAATTTCGAAAATTTATCAACCCAGCCCGGAAATGCTGCTTATTAAACTTTGGACCGGCAGAGAAACACTTCGACTCCTTGTTTCCGTCGGCGGTCAGAACAGCCGCCTCCATCTCACTGAACAGACTTGGCCTAATCCTCATATTCCTCCGCGTTTTTGCCAGCTTCTCAGAGCCAGGGTATCTAGGGTTGATTCCATTGCTGTTGTTAATGATGATCGCATTGTCAAGCTGGATTGTTGGGGGCGGCAGGGAGACTGCCATTTGTATATTGAATTGACTGGGAATAGAGGTAATTTAATTCTCGTTGATGATCAGGGTGTGATTATTGACGTTTTGAAGCGTATAACTGATGATTCGGGTAAAAGGGTTTTACTTGCCGGTGAAAGATATCTTCTTCCGGAAAAAAACAATTTTAATCTCAGAGAAGGTTCTGCCTTGCCGACATTGCCGGACGGAAGCTGTTCCTGGAATCAGACTGTCGATAAACTTTACAGTCAATCGCAATGCTCTGACAATAAAAATGATTTTCGCAAACAGTTACAACAGGCAGTTGCACGGCAAATCAAAAAGCTACAAAAAAGACAGCTAAGTATAGAAAGAGATGCTCTGAAACAGAAAGATTATGACGCTGAGAGAATCAGAGCGGAATTGTTGCTGGCAAACTTGCATTCTCTGCGTCGTGGAATGACTGAAATCGTTTTGCAGAATTATTATCAGCAGCCTGCTAAAGAACAACAAATTCTCTTGGATCCACTCTTAACTCCCCAAGAAAACGCGGAAAAGTACTTCCAGCGCTTTAAAAAGGGAAAGCGAGGTCAGGAACATAGCCGTAGACGGCTTGAGGAAACTCAAGCAGAGCTGGAGTGGTTGCAGCAGCTTGAATATCAACTGCAAGACACTGTAAAAAATTCCGACATTGAAGAAATAGCTACAGAATTACGGGAGGTTGGGATTCTTAAGGATAGGAATCGTCTTCATAGCAAGCGGACACTGCAACCATCAAAACCCCATGAAGCGACATGTCCATCTGGCTTTAAGATCCTTTGGGGGCGAAACAACCGGCAGAATGATGAAATCTCTACAAAAATGCTTAAAAATGGAGATTTCTGGTTTCATGTCTACAACGCTCCTGGAGCGCATGTTGTCTTGAAGGCTGGCCAATTAAACACAGAGTTATTAGATGCGGATCTATACTATGCAGCATCTCTTGCAGCTGGCTATTCAAAATCAAAAGACGATGACAAAGTCACAGTGATGTTCGCTGAGGCGAAGGCTGTACATAAACCCAAGGGGGGGAAGCCGGGGCTTGTCAACGTCCTGCAGTACAAAACCATCGTTGTTAAGCCTTTTCGTATCGATTGA
- a CDS encoding PEP-CTERM sorting domain-containing protein, producing the protein MKKIFIGLLVFTMMTIGSAFALPTLPTGFEFTSNAYWTPTDLTTQTDGSIFSLLLSENAGYEADFGIFAVDDMENPTAVQKYQIFSYDIETVSVQSVLFQNQAGMWSVSLDGSTYTPFDNIFGFYFDVHTGGLDDSSSDYTFYTDSRLNSTDAGIEHILTAFNSSTNDIYLYLDDQVGATSDKDYNDMVVVVNDVAPVPEPATLLLLGSGLVGLAFLKRRKS; encoded by the coding sequence ATGAAAAAAATTTTTATTGGTTTGCTAGTTTTTACTATGATGACCATTGGCAGTGCTTTCGCTCTTCCTACACTACCAACGGGATTTGAATTTACTTCCAATGCATACTGGACACCCACTGATTTAACAACGCAGACGGATGGTTCAATCTTCTCACTACTTCTTAGTGAGAATGCAGGCTATGAAGCTGATTTCGGTATTTTTGCTGTTGATGATATGGAAAATCCAACGGCTGTTCAAAAATATCAAATATTTTCATATGATATTGAAACGGTTTCTGTGCAAAGTGTTCTTTTTCAGAATCAAGCTGGAATGTGGTCTGTGTCTTTAGACGGATCAACTTATACTCCTTTTGATAATATTTTCGGATTCTATTTTGATGTACATACTGGTGGTTTGGATGATTCTTCTTCTGATTATACTTTCTACACTGATAGCCGTCTCAACTCAACAGATGCGGGTATAGAGCATATTCTTACAGCTTTTAATAGTAGTACAAATGATATCTACCTGTACTTGGATGATCAGGTCGGTGCAACTTCAGATAAAGATTATAATGATATGGTTGTCGTTGTGAACGATGTTGCTCCTGTTCCAGAACCCGCAACCTTGCTCCTCCTTGGTTCAGGCTTGGTTGGTCTCGCTTTCTTAAAACGACGTAAATCATAA
- the prsT gene encoding XrtA/PEP-CTERM system TPR-repeat protein PrsT, which produces MQRYLILLIFFFIVSCGGQSKEELLLEGNRLSAEGNYRGAVVLYKNALEKDVNFIDARIGLADAYLNSGNFDRAEKEFQKVLLQNPSKTDQLLKLATINIQQKHPEKALIELDRYHAENQETVDSLVLYGRAHGAAGDIESAQKLFKKALQLDSSATEPRLNLAKVFLQKKNFVKAKQFLQEAVSIDNQLIEAYYLLAGIETRQGDREAALAAYNKIVKVDPTQFQAVYMSGILQMELGKLDAAQASVDQLLLGFPDRPEGSRLNGLLLYRQDKYEEAKVALENSLNNQQHLLSYFFLGLSYYGLENYEIALNQFQKALDLNPNFERARTLVSMTLLKQKRLADAIIEIQKVLRTNPDNAYAHNILGSAYLADGQYDKGMVELEAATELDPNLADAHLKRGIFHLAKGQGAQGEADLVKAVEAAPEVLNGRLMLVTHYLRQKNYSAAIQNLQEGMDGSKADALLNNYLAAAYFSQKKPEQALAALEKAKQANPEYLTPYFNIASYYASQSKYDEAIVEYQQVLTKDNKNLRALLGIAALYNVQGKDSELDKIYGQIEATGTEQGYVAAARYQLKKKNPDAALSIVDRGLESLKGAAPLLELKGGLHLQQKQLDQAESAYVELSGVSPERGNSLLVRLYLSSGQNDKAEQLISSVLKTESDKEYPYLLSSGFLLGQKREGAAKKILEQGIATVVRPIRLQMQLGRFFEQNGQFQQAEQQYQSITQTDPRFSPAYTALGFLKERSGDKGAALDYYKSALKYDAKNVSALNNLAYLLMDNFGEEREALNYAMDAYRLQPNDPRIMDTLGYALVKNDRSGDALNLLVKAQELLPTVPAVALHLAMAKIRVGDKAGARDLLTKVIGAGTETDVRQAKKLLENL; this is translated from the coding sequence ATGCAACGATACTTAATCCTATTAATTTTCTTTTTTATTGTTTCCTGTGGTGGACAATCCAAAGAAGAATTATTGCTGGAAGGGAACCGACTAAGCGCAGAGGGAAACTATCGTGGTGCTGTGGTCCTCTATAAAAATGCTTTGGAGAAAGATGTCAACTTTATTGATGCTCGCATTGGTTTAGCTGACGCTTATTTGAATTCAGGGAATTTTGACCGTGCCGAAAAAGAATTTCAAAAAGTGTTGCTGCAAAACCCGTCAAAGACTGATCAATTGTTGAAGTTGGCAACGATTAATATCCAACAAAAACATCCTGAAAAAGCCCTTATAGAACTCGATAGATATCATGCTGAAAACCAGGAAACCGTTGATTCATTAGTCCTTTATGGTCGAGCCCATGGAGCGGCTGGAGATATTGAATCTGCACAAAAACTATTCAAGAAAGCGTTGCAACTTGATTCATCTGCAACTGAACCAAGATTGAATTTAGCAAAGGTCTTTCTTCAGAAAAAAAATTTCGTAAAAGCAAAACAATTCCTTCAGGAAGCCGTTTCAATCGATAATCAACTGATAGAAGCTTATTACTTGCTGGCCGGCATCGAAACAAGGCAAGGTGATCGTGAGGCTGCTCTTGCTGCCTATAATAAAATAGTCAAGGTTGATCCAACGCAGTTTCAGGCCGTTTACATGTCTGGGATTTTACAGATGGAGTTGGGAAAGCTGGATGCTGCACAGGCTTCAGTTGATCAGCTGCTTTTAGGTTTCCCGGATCGTCCCGAGGGGTCTCGTTTAAATGGATTGCTTCTTTATCGCCAGGATAAATATGAGGAAGCAAAAGTTGCGTTGGAAAATTCCCTCAATAATCAACAGCATCTTCTCTCTTATTTCTTTCTTGGGCTCAGTTATTATGGTCTTGAAAATTATGAGATTGCCCTGAATCAATTTCAAAAAGCACTGGATCTTAATCCCAACTTTGAGCGTGCCAGAACACTTGTTTCTATGACACTTCTTAAGCAAAAAAGGCTTGCCGACGCCATTATTGAAATTCAGAAAGTTTTACGCACAAATCCAGATAATGCTTATGCGCATAATATACTTGGCAGTGCTTATCTTGCTGATGGTCAATACGATAAAGGAATGGTGGAACTTGAGGCGGCAACGGAGTTAGATCCCAACCTGGCTGATGCCCATTTGAAGCGTGGTATTTTTCATTTAGCCAAGGGGCAGGGGGCTCAAGGAGAAGCTGATCTTGTCAAAGCGGTTGAGGCTGCTCCTGAAGTTCTCAACGGTCGGTTGATGCTGGTGACTCATTACCTGCGGCAAAAGAATTATTCAGCTGCGATTCAGAATTTGCAGGAGGGGATGGATGGCTCTAAAGCCGATGCGCTTCTGAATAATTACCTGGCTGCCGCTTACTTCTCGCAAAAGAAACCCGAGCAGGCTTTGGCCGCTCTGGAGAAAGCAAAGCAGGCCAACCCTGAGTATTTAACCCCTTATTTCAATATTGCTTCCTATTATGCTTCACAATCAAAATATGATGAAGCTATTGTCGAATATCAACAAGTCCTGACTAAAGACAACAAGAATCTCAGGGCGTTGTTGGGTATTGCTGCTTTGTATAATGTTCAGGGGAAAGACTCTGAGCTTGACAAGATTTATGGTCAAATTGAAGCCACTGGCACAGAGCAGGGATATGTTGCTGCTGCTCGATATCAGTTGAAAAAGAAAAATCCTGATGCCGCTCTTAGCATTGTTGACCGAGGATTGGAATCCCTCAAAGGAGCTGCTCCGCTGTTGGAGCTTAAAGGGGGACTCCATTTACAGCAAAAACAACTGGATCAAGCTGAATCTGCTTATGTTGAGTTGTCTGGTGTGTCTCCAGAGCGTGGAAATAGCCTTCTGGTTCGTTTATACCTCTCTTCGGGGCAGAACGATAAAGCGGAACAACTCATATCTTCAGTGTTGAAGACAGAGTCCGATAAGGAATACCCTTATTTGCTTTCATCTGGTTTTTTGCTGGGACAGAAAAGAGAGGGGGCGGCAAAAAAAATTTTAGAGCAGGGAATTGCGACTGTTGTTCGTCCAATCAGGTTGCAAATGCAATTGGGCCGTTTTTTTGAGCAGAACGGTCAATTTCAGCAGGCTGAACAGCAATATCAGAGTATTACTCAAACAGATCCGAGGTTTTCACCAGCGTATACTGCTTTGGGATTTTTAAAAGAGCGAAGCGGTGATAAAGGGGCGGCTCTAGATTATTATAAGTCGGCGTTAAAATATGATGCGAAAAATGTTTCAGCGTTGAATAATCTTGCTTATCTGCTGATGGACAATTTTGGTGAAGAAAGAGAAGCTCTTAACTACGCTATGGACGCGTATCGTTTACAGCCAAATGATCCCCGGATCATGGATACCCTTGGCTATGCTCTGGTGAAAAATGACCGATCTGGAGATGCTTTGAATCTGCTTGTTAAGGCTCAGGAATTGCTTCCGACTGTTCCCGCAGTTGCATTACATTTGGCAATGGCAAAGATTCGGGTTGGAGATAAAGCTGGTGCAAGAGATTTGTTAACTAAGGTTATTGGAGCAGGTACAGAAACTGATGTCAGACAAGCTAAAAAACTATTAGAAAACTTATAA